The following are from one region of the Petrotoga mobilis SJ95 genome:
- a CDS encoding GntR family transcriptional regulator: MKKTKQSIIKDYILDQLKSGELKKGDRILSENKLAEFFSVSRQTVRKAIYDLEKEGYLVTRRGSGTYVKSMRKDKENIGILTQSLTDYIFPFIVMGAEEVLKNTKCKSFIGNAKNDPVVERETLERWMDLGLKGMIVDPVVSATKQANVTLLKEISEQIPTVIINSDLNIPYAGTLVLNDYDCGSFAAKKFIELGHKRVAVIYKAVHKAANERANGFIDTIKEHKQILLYELPFHGQETSDEVFNLIMSLLSLPKNNIPTAIFCSNDLVAMQVIMAAKKLNLDIPNDISLIGFDDADFAQALEISTFRHPKQQFGEKAAQMLLKMIVENNNGKPEKIVEKAEFIGRNSLIQKK; encoded by the coding sequence GTGAAAAAGACCAAGCAATCTATCATAAAAGATTACATCCTTGATCAATTGAAGAGTGGAGAATTAAAAAAAGGAGATAGAATTCTATCTGAAAATAAATTGGCTGAATTTTTTTCCGTCAGCAGGCAGACAGTTAGAAAAGCTATCTACGATTTAGAAAAAGAAGGGTATTTGGTTACTAGAAGAGGCAGTGGAACTTACGTTAAATCCATGAGAAAAGATAAAGAAAACATCGGCATTTTAACTCAATCTTTGACTGACTATATATTTCCTTTTATAGTTATGGGGGCAGAAGAGGTATTAAAAAATACTAAATGTAAATCTTTTATAGGTAACGCAAAAAACGATCCTGTTGTTGAAAGAGAGACTTTAGAAAGGTGGATGGATCTTGGATTAAAAGGTATGATAGTAGATCCAGTAGTAAGTGCCACCAAACAAGCCAATGTAACTCTTTTAAAAGAAATAAGTGAACAGATCCCAACCGTGATTATAAATAGTGATCTGAATATTCCATACGCTGGAACGTTGGTTTTGAACGACTACGATTGTGGATCTTTTGCAGCGAAGAAATTTATCGAATTAGGGCATAAAAGGGTCGCTGTGATATACAAAGCCGTTCATAAAGCAGCAAATGAAAGAGCTAATGGATTTATAGACACAATAAAAGAACATAAGCAAATATTGCTATACGAATTGCCTTTTCATGGTCAAGAAACATCCGATGAAGTTTTCAATTTAATCATGTCACTTTTGAGCCTTCCAAAAAACAATATACCCACTGCAATTTTTTGTTCAAACGATTTGGTAGCTATGCAAGTGATAATGGCCGCAAAAAAGTTGAATCTTGATATACCAAACGATATTTCGTTAATAGGTTTTGATGATGCAGATTTTGCACAAGCACTCGAAATTTCTACTTTTAGGCATCCAAAACAGCAATTTGGTGAAAAAGCAGCTCAAATGCTGCTTAAAATGATCGTGGAAAATAACAATGGAAAACCAGAAAAAATTGTCGAGAAAGCTGAGTTCATAGGAAGAAATAGCCTTATTCAAAAAAAGTGA
- a CDS encoding histidine kinase dimerization/phosphoacceptor domain -containing protein has translation MIPDYLIICSYFIFSTHTFWKRTKDICSFICVPLYIRSRLSGIIHIYYKEVYIYSEEEIKYLETIAHQAALAIHDTRLVGSSVLLQESHHRIKNNLQSIISLMSLYKMSIKKDSRKDVAEMLDDLMSKIKSIAAVHELLSKDKLGRSIINLKEMIIKIVKFMNSTREEIKFNFELDDIFVSYSKASAIALVVNELVTNSLKYAFVGKDNCEITIISKFENESIKLVVSDNGVGFPQNFDIQKTQGLGLSIVYSIITKQLNGEIEMESSNGAKVRIEIPLKQISKNISVEEMEKI, from the coding sequence ATGATACCAGATTATTTAATCATTTGTTCATATTTCATTTTTTCTACCCACACTTTTTGGAAGAGAACCAAAGATATATGTAGTTTTATATGTGTTCCTTTGTACATAAGATCAAGGTTGAGTGGCATAATCCACATATATTACAAAGAAGTATATATATATTCTGAAGAAGAGATAAAGTATTTAGAGACTATAGCCCATCAAGCAGCATTGGCAATTCATGACACAAGGTTAGTTGGAAGTTCTGTATTGTTACAAGAGAGTCATCATCGAATCAAGAATAATCTACAGTCCATAATTAGTTTGATGTCTTTGTACAAAATGTCGATCAAAAAAGATTCCAGGAAAGATGTAGCAGAGATGCTCGATGATTTAATGTCCAAGATAAAAAGCATCGCCGCTGTGCATGAATTGTTGTCGAAAGATAAATTAGGTAGAAGTATTATCAATCTCAAAGAGATGATAATAAAGATAGTCAAATTCATGAACAGTACAAGAGAAGAGATAAAATTTAACTTTGAATTAGACGATATTTTTGTTTCATATAGCAAGGCCTCCGCTATAGCTTTGGTGGTGAACGAGTTAGTTACTAACAGTCTAAAGTATGCTTTTGTTGGTAAAGATAATTGTGAGATTACTATTATTTCAAAATTTGAGAATGAATCAATAAAACTAGTGGTTTCAGATAATGGAGTAGGATTTCCACAAAATTTCGATATTCAAAAAACCCAGGGGCTTGGTTTATCGATCGTATATTCTATAATTACCAAACAACTAAATGGGGAAATAGAGATGGAAAGTTCGAACGGTGCTAAAGTTCGAATTGAGATCCCGTTAAAACAGATTAGTAAGAATATTTCTGTTGAAGAAATGGAGAAAATTTGA
- a CDS encoding ISL3 family transposase translates to MRKELPKFFEQILNITEPWYIEEIEQQGNTINIYVDFKKGAKFEYNGKYYSAYDTVQRSWRHLNLFQYETYIHARVARIKTDDGTKTVEVPWARKNSGFTLLFEAFILELYNHMTVAEIAKKYNTTQNRLWRILDFYVSKELEKQDFSKEPIKTLSVDEIARKKHHVYLTNFLDVEREKVVHIADGKDAETFLSFKERYTEKNGDPTDIESICMDMSVPFKAGARKHFPKAKIIFDKFHVLNVLSVQLDKVRARENKGYHEILKRTKYLLLKNPNNLTKKDKARLDETPRKGFKEEQHLDTVQAYGLVLEFKKMFDYKKPSYAAKYFKRWYEKVMKSNIPEMIKAAKTLLNHIEGILLHIKTNISNGKIEGMNSKLRGFTKRAFGFKTLKNLKITIFIALGKLNLTPA, encoded by the coding sequence ATGAGAAAAGAGTTACCAAAATTTTTTGAACAGATACTGAATATAACAGAGCCATGGTACATAGAAGAGATAGAACAACAAGGAAATACAATCAACATATATGTGGATTTCAAAAAAGGTGCAAAGTTCGAATACAATGGTAAATATTACAGTGCATACGATACGGTTCAAAGGAGTTGGAGACACTTAAACTTATTCCAGTATGAAACATACATACATGCAAGGGTAGCTAGGATAAAAACAGATGATGGAACAAAGACTGTAGAGGTTCCTTGGGCTCGAAAAAACTCTGGATTCACCTTATTGTTTGAAGCGTTTATTCTCGAGTTGTACAACCACATGACGGTTGCTGAGATAGCTAAAAAGTATAATACAACACAAAATAGGTTGTGGAGAATATTAGACTTTTACGTTTCAAAGGAATTAGAAAAACAAGATTTCTCAAAAGAACCGATAAAAACGTTATCTGTTGATGAAATAGCAAGGAAAAAGCATCATGTATATTTAACCAATTTCTTAGATGTGGAACGAGAAAAGGTTGTACATATAGCTGATGGTAAAGATGCAGAAACCTTTCTATCGTTTAAAGAAAGATACACTGAAAAAAACGGTGATCCAACAGACATAGAGTCCATATGCATGGATATGTCGGTACCTTTCAAAGCTGGAGCAAGGAAACATTTCCCAAAAGCAAAGATAATATTTGACAAATTCCATGTGCTTAATGTATTAAGTGTCCAACTTGATAAAGTGAGAGCCAGAGAGAATAAAGGGTACCATGAAATACTCAAAAGGACAAAATACTTGCTATTAAAAAATCCTAACAACCTTACCAAGAAAGATAAAGCTAGACTCGATGAAACGCCCCGAAAGGGGTTCAAGGAAGAACAACATCTTGACACAGTTCAAGCCTACGGATTGGTACTTGAGTTTAAAAAGATGTTCGATTACAAGAAACCTTCTTATGCAGCTAAGTATTTTAAACGATGGTATGAAAAGGTAATGAAATCAAACATACCCGAAATGATTAAAGCTGCTAAGACTCTCTTAAATCACATAGAAGGTATCTTGTTGCACATAAAAACGAATATCTCAAACGGTAAAATAGAAGGTATGAACTCTAAACTTAGAGGATTTACTAAAAGAGCTTTTGGTTTTAAAACATTAAAGAATTTAAAAATCACTATATTTATTGCCCTTGGTAAACTTAATTTAACTCCAGCTTAA
- a CDS encoding carbohydrate ABC transporter permease, which produces MQPKIKLNNLGYVLPTLIFIISIFLIPIVYTVVISFFNWNLLRPDLGVRFVGLQNYIRAFRDSFTWETMGRTFYFVIVSVLLELIFGFIIALSLNTEFKGWKVVQSIILIPFMIAPVVVGFVWKFILNPDYGPLPQLLMNIGFGSIAENPLLANPNSAMFMVILADVWEYTPFVTLVLLAGLKALPQEPYEAAYVDGASAIQRFFYITLPLLRPSIMVAIVIRTLTSLRVFDTIFIMTGGGPGSATETLSFYGYRTAFQSYQMGYSSAINLISFFLAIVFTLVYMKILGWDNNE; this is translated from the coding sequence TTGCAACCGAAGATCAAATTAAATAATTTAGGATATGTTTTACCCACACTTATTTTCATAATATCGATCTTTTTGATTCCTATTGTATATACTGTAGTCATTTCTTTCTTTAATTGGAATCTTTTAAGACCGGATTTAGGAGTAAGGTTTGTAGGTTTACAAAATTATATAAGAGCTTTTAGAGACTCTTTTACCTGGGAGACAATGGGAAGAACTTTCTACTTTGTTATAGTTTCAGTTCTATTGGAACTAATATTTGGTTTTATAATAGCTCTTTCGCTAAATACAGAATTTAAAGGTTGGAAAGTTGTTCAATCGATAATTTTAATTCCTTTCATGATTGCTCCAGTTGTAGTCGGATTCGTGTGGAAATTTATTTTAAATCCTGATTACGGTCCTTTACCACAACTTTTAATGAACATAGGATTTGGTTCAATAGCAGAAAATCCATTGTTAGCAAATCCAAACTCTGCCATGTTCATGGTCATATTAGCGGATGTTTGGGAATATACCCCTTTTGTTACTTTAGTTTTATTGGCTGGTTTAAAAGCTTTGCCACAAGAACCATATGAAGCCGCATATGTGGATGGAGCTTCAGCTATTCAAAGATTTTTTTATATAACTCTACCTTTACTACGACCCTCAATCATGGTTGCTATTGTAATTAGGACGTTAACGTCTTTAAGAGTATTTGACACCATTTTTATCATGACGGGTGGTGGACCAGGTTCTGCTACAGAAACACTTTCTTTTTATGGCTATAGAACTGCATTTCAATCATACCAAATGGGATATTCGTCAGCGATTAATCTGATTTCATTTTTCTTAGCAATTGTTTTTACTTTAGTCTATATGAAAATATTAGGGTGGGATAATAATGAGTAA
- a CDS encoding sn-glycerol-1-phosphate dehydrogenase, which yields MVDLLNLKIEQMADLNFKCECGRTHKVDIEKIIVGSNILNDKSSFIDIINSENLFVVADKNTYKSWGKELIRLLKRENYQITEFIFQNEDHLIPNEKSVGRLLIEIPKNTSLIIGVGSGTINDLCRFLSYKLNIPYVIFATAPSMDGYASMVSPLIVEGFKKTYEATYAKAIVSDTQVLRNAPLEMIHAGFGDILGKFTSLTDWKLSKLINDEYYCEKTVEFVEKARDLCVKNAEEISQRSEEVTKQIMEALIISGIAIGFVGYSRPASGAEHHLAHYWEMDAISKNIPHPLHGNSVGVGTVVVSMIYQLMKDKLPKGLTPPDPEYLISLHKKVGSIYSPKELGIPKDVFQDSIIHAREIRNRYTILQLAHEFNLLEKISTILTDKFYG from the coding sequence ATGGTTGATCTTTTAAATCTTAAAATAGAACAAATGGCTGATTTGAATTTCAAATGTGAATGTGGAAGAACTCATAAAGTAGATATTGAAAAAATAATTGTAGGAAGTAATATTCTGAATGATAAAAGTAGTTTTATAGATATTATTAACTCTGAAAATTTATTTGTTGTGGCTGATAAAAATACCTATAAGAGTTGGGGGAAAGAACTAATCAGACTCTTAAAAAGAGAAAATTACCAAATAACTGAGTTTATTTTTCAAAATGAAGATCATTTGATTCCAAATGAAAAAAGCGTCGGAAGATTATTGATAGAAATCCCTAAGAATACATCGTTAATAATTGGCGTTGGCTCTGGGACTATAAACGATCTTTGTAGATTTTTAAGTTACAAACTCAATATCCCTTATGTAATCTTCGCAACCGCCCCTTCAATGGACGGATATGCTTCAATGGTTTCCCCTTTAATTGTAGAAGGTTTTAAAAAAACGTATGAAGCAACTTATGCAAAAGCAATTGTATCGGATACACAAGTTCTAAGAAATGCACCTTTAGAAATGATTCATGCAGGATTTGGAGACATTCTTGGAAAGTTCACTTCTTTGACGGATTGGAAACTTTCTAAATTAATCAACGATGAATATTATTGTGAAAAAACCGTTGAATTCGTAGAAAAAGCAAGAGATCTTTGTGTAAAAAACGCTGAAGAAATAAGCCAAAGAAGCGAAGAAGTCACTAAACAAATAATGGAAGCGTTAATTATCTCTGGAATAGCCATTGGATTTGTAGGTTACTCTAGGCCTGCATCGGGAGCAGAGCATCATTTAGCTCATTATTGGGAAATGGATGCCATATCAAAAAATATACCACACCCTTTACATGGAAATTCTGTTGGAGTAGGAACGGTTGTTGTTTCGATGATCTATCAATTAATGAAAGATAAACTTCCAAAAGGATTAACTCCACCAGATCCTGAGTATTTAATTTCACTTCACAAAAAGGTAGGTTCGATATACAGCCCAAAAGAATTAGGTATTCCAAAAGATGTTTTTCAAGATAGTATTATACATGCCCGAGAAATCAGAAATAGATACACTATTCTTCAATTAGCTCATGAGTTTAACCTTTTAGAAAAGATATCAACGATTCTTACAGATAAATTTTATGGTTAA
- a CDS encoding ABC transporter substrate-binding protein: MRKGRVLVILFVFLLVFANMFSEVNLVSEVGIHTEAWKTVMDDFQKETGIKATIQQFPYANYFDQLMLTFTSGRVDFDVPYVSMLWYPALATAGYIYPINKIAGYEELNLEDISGIENAWQNGNLYFIPYMNELGGVVYRTDLFNDPKEKEAFKEKYGYELTPPQTLEQYKDIAEFFYRPPELYGVTLMGQRSIFLATHFMQRLWARGGSLLNDEMKPVFNSKEGIEALEEVGEMFEFANPAAKTYVFQDALTEFTQGRSAMAELWTTAMLYTEDPETSKVVGKSSFVGFPRPEELKDEKLPMLYISWGFTVSSASKNKEEALEWIKFVTETQNEVKAAPYGNIPARFSSINDPALREKFPWLDGFSKAMENSIPTPMVPLIPEGNSIVNDYIAPAVSEYLSGSKTAEEALNEAADGVFQLLKDHGYY; the protein is encoded by the coding sequence GTGCGGAAAGGTAGAGTATTAGTTATTCTTTTTGTTTTTTTATTAGTTTTTGCAAATATGTTTTCAGAAGTGAATTTAGTGAGTGAAGTAGGTATACACACTGAGGCGTGGAAAACGGTTATGGATGATTTTCAAAAAGAAACAGGGATAAAGGCAACTATCCAGCAATTCCCTTATGCAAATTATTTCGATCAGCTGATGTTAACCTTTACCTCTGGAAGAGTCGATTTTGATGTACCTTATGTTTCAATGCTTTGGTATCCTGCTTTAGCTACTGCTGGATATATATACCCCATAAACAAAATCGCTGGATACGAGGAGTTAAATTTAGAAGATATTTCTGGTATCGAAAACGCCTGGCAAAATGGAAATCTGTATTTCATACCGTATATGAATGAGTTGGGAGGTGTAGTTTACAGGACTGATTTGTTCAACGATCCTAAGGAGAAAGAGGCTTTTAAAGAAAAATACGGGTATGAACTAACTCCACCCCAGACGTTGGAACAATATAAAGATATAGCAGAATTTTTCTATAGACCTCCAGAATTATACGGTGTAACTCTCATGGGCCAAAGAAGTATATTCCTTGCCACTCATTTCATGCAAAGATTATGGGCAAGAGGTGGAAGCCTTTTAAATGATGAAATGAAACCTGTTTTCAATTCCAAAGAAGGTATTGAAGCGTTGGAAGAAGTTGGTGAAATGTTTGAATTCGCAAATCCTGCTGCAAAAACCTATGTATTCCAGGATGCTTTGACAGAATTTACACAAGGAAGAAGTGCTATGGCTGAACTATGGACGACAGCTATGCTTTACACAGAAGATCCAGAAACTTCTAAAGTTGTCGGCAAATCATCCTTTGTTGGATTCCCAAGACCGGAAGAATTGAAAGATGAAAAATTACCAATGCTGTATATTTCATGGGGGTTTACTGTCAGCTCTGCAAGTAAGAATAAAGAAGAAGCCTTAGAATGGATAAAGTTTGTAACCGAAACCCAAAATGAAGTAAAAGCTGCTCCTTACGGTAACATTCCAGCGCGTTTTTCATCTATAAATGATCCAGCATTGAGAGAAAAATTTCCGTGGCTGGATGGCTTTTCTAAAGCAATGGAAAACTCTATCCCAACACCTATGGTCCCACTCATTCCGGAAGGAAATTCTATAGTAAATGATTATATAGCCCCTGCTGTGTCTGAATATCTAAGCGGTTCAAAAACAGCTGAAGAAGCTTTGAATGAAGCTGCTGATGGTGTTTTCCAACTATTGAAAGACCATGGTTATTATTGA
- a CDS encoding ANTAR domain-containing response regulator, which produces MKDLKVLVAEDEYLILMGLKSNLENLGCKVVGEATNGKELIKLALEKKPDMIIADINLPVMDGLEALRRINEKVFISTLIVSGYDDEELIDKAKNLGVLGYLIKPIDETDLKAAIEIAISRFEDIKNLKNELEVTKETLESRKLIEKAKGIVMERLRLNEEESMKFLQKKSRNSNKKLVDVAQEIIEADKAFRID; this is translated from the coding sequence ATGAAGGATTTGAAAGTATTGGTCGCCGAGGATGAATATCTAATTTTAATGGGGTTAAAAAGTAACTTAGAAAATCTAGGGTGTAAAGTAGTTGGAGAAGCTACAAACGGTAAAGAGTTGATCAAATTAGCTTTAGAAAAAAAGCCAGATATGATTATAGCCGATATCAATCTCCCTGTTATGGATGGTTTAGAGGCATTAAGAAGGATAAATGAGAAGGTTTTTATTTCCACATTGATTGTAAGTGGCTACGATGATGAGGAATTGATCGATAAAGCGAAAAATCTGGGAGTATTGGGGTATCTAATAAAGCCGATAGATGAAACAGATTTAAAAGCCGCTATTGAAATCGCTATTTCTAGATTTGAGGATATTAAGAATTTAAAAAATGAATTAGAAGTAACCAAAGAAACCTTGGAATCAAGAAAATTAATAGAAAAAGCCAAAGGTATCGTAATGGAAAGATTACGATTGAACGAAGAAGAATCTATGAAATTTTTGCAAAAAAAGAGTAGAAATTCCAACAAAAAGTTAGTTGATGTAGCGCAGGAGATTATAGAAGCTGACAAGGCTTTTAGAATTGATTAA
- a CDS encoding nucleoside phosphorylase produces MFKQDFRVPTGLENQIQYHIQCGPGDVAPVVIVPGDQGRVESIISKLHDPKKVSENRGLITYTGYHEDYPVSVTSTGMGGPSASIVYEELINIGAKILIRIGSVAGLQEEIEEGDVIIPHACVRDDGASQYYVPQNFPAVASPEVYLRLISAAKSLNLDFKTGINWSHSCFYNRDPEYFQRWSRYRVVSMDMEASSLFVVSALRGVKAGFIGICYANRFKQSNKDKVDLSVPDTNRSIIKSSTSKAIDITLRAIKDLYQNEL; encoded by the coding sequence GTGTTTAAACAAGATTTTAGGGTTCCAACAGGATTAGAAAATCAAATTCAATACCATATTCAATGTGGGCCGGGTGACGTTGCTCCTGTAGTGATTGTTCCCGGTGATCAAGGCAGAGTAGAAAGTATTATCAGTAAACTACACGATCCCAAAAAAGTTTCAGAAAACAGAGGACTTATTACTTATACCGGTTATCATGAAGATTACCCTGTATCAGTCACTTCAACAGGAATGGGTGGGCCTTCTGCAAGCATTGTCTACGAAGAGCTTATAAATATTGGGGCAAAGATACTGATTAGGATTGGAAGTGTTGCTGGATTACAAGAAGAAATTGAAGAAGGAGATGTCATAATTCCTCATGCTTGCGTGAGAGATGATGGAGCTAGTCAATATTATGTACCACAGAATTTCCCTGCGGTAGCTTCACCAGAAGTATATTTAAGACTTATTTCTGCAGCAAAAAGTCTAAATCTTGATTTCAAAACAGGAATAAATTGGAGTCATTCTTGTTTTTACAATAGGGATCCTGAATATTTTCAAAGATGGAGTAGATACAGAGTTGTTTCTATGGATATGGAAGCTTCTTCTCTTTTCGTTGTCTCAGCGTTAAGAGGGGTAAAAGCTGGATTTATTGGAATATGTTATGCAAATAGGTTCAAACAATCCAATAAAGACAAAGTAGATCTAAGCGTTCCAGATACTAATAGAAGCATAATAAAGTCTTCAACAAGCAAAGCTATTGATATTACTTTAAGGGCAATTAAAGACTTGTACCAAAACGAACTTTAA
- a CDS encoding GntR family transcriptional regulator, whose amino-acid sequence MISKAGRSLYKEILNELRTKITQLPEGYKLPSQQELCENLGVSRTLIREVLVSLEREGLIIRKQGLGTFVVKKEGIVQTGLDYLRGVSTIISTSGKLPDLILNEFEEVDASPSLSKKLEITPKEPLIKIKRVYTADGIPVIYAETYMVINRIPGGKDAIISVLKDENSKNEEIFTYLDKYFMRPIKHAISEIEAIDADKKLANLLKIPEKKAVTLLLEVHYDENNIPLLHSLDYINTSIFKLSVFRRKI is encoded by the coding sequence ATGATTTCAAAAGCTGGTAGATCCTTATATAAAGAAATATTGAATGAATTAAGAACAAAAATAACTCAACTCCCTGAAGGGTATAAATTACCCTCTCAACAGGAACTATGTGAAAATTTAGGGGTTAGCAGAACATTAATCAGAGAAGTATTAGTAAGCCTTGAGCGAGAAGGTTTGATCATTAGAAAACAAGGACTTGGTACATTTGTAGTGAAGAAAGAAGGTATTGTTCAAACAGGCTTAGATTATTTAAGGGGTGTTTCAACTATAATTTCGACCTCAGGAAAATTACCTGACCTTATTTTAAACGAGTTTGAGGAAGTAGACGCATCTCCTTCGCTCTCAAAAAAATTGGAAATTACTCCTAAAGAACCATTAATCAAAATTAAAAGAGTTTATACGGCTGACGGTATCCCCGTTATATACGCAGAAACGTATATGGTTATCAACAGGATTCCCGGAGGGAAAGACGCAATAATTTCCGTTTTAAAAGATGAAAACAGTAAAAATGAGGAGATTTTTACCTATTTAGACAAATATTTTATGAGACCCATTAAACATGCTATCTCAGAAATAGAAGCTATTGATGCTGATAAGAAACTTGCCAACTTATTGAAAATTCCCGAGAAAAAAGCAGTCACTCTTTTATTAGAAGTTCACTACGATGAAAATAATATTCCCTTACTTCACTCATTGGATTACATAAATACCTCTATTTTCAAATTGAGTGTATTCAGAAGAAAAATATAA
- a CDS encoding carbohydrate ABC transporter permease: MSKSKIIKVLSLTIVVIALIWTLYPLMWILFSSFKTPIDQFTIPPKWIPENFTLRNYKIFFSNTEFVRAFFNSIIVTASSTILALILGIPAAYGLARFKWKHASLLSFIILLARMTPPIVMVLPFFLISRILNLSGTYIPIIIASSFFSVPFAVWMMQGFFSEIPESLEEAAMIDGCTRFESLRKIVLPLVLPGISATSILCALVSWNEFLFALILTGQETRTLPVLVNMFVSEKNVDWGVMSAAALITVIPMIIFGLLVQNNLVRGLTAGSGK, from the coding sequence ATGAGTAAAAGTAAAATTATAAAAGTATTGTCATTGACAATAGTAGTTATAGCGTTAATTTGGACGCTTTATCCCCTTATGTGGATTCTTTTTTCATCCTTTAAAACACCTATTGATCAGTTCACAATTCCACCAAAATGGATCCCAGAAAATTTCACTTTAAGAAATTATAAGATTTTTTTTAGCAACACGGAATTCGTAAGAGCCTTCTTCAATAGTATTATAGTTACCGCCTCCTCCACTATTTTAGCTCTAATTCTTGGTATACCAGCAGCTTATGGATTGGCTCGTTTTAAATGGAAACATGCAAGTCTATTGTCATTTATTATACTGTTAGCACGTATGACTCCACCGATTGTTATGGTGTTACCTTTTTTCTTAATTTCTCGCATTCTAAATCTATCAGGAACATACATCCCTATTATCATTGCTAGTTCTTTTTTCAGCGTACCTTTTGCGGTGTGGATGATGCAAGGCTTTTTTTCTGAAATTCCTGAATCACTAGAGGAAGCTGCTATGATAGATGGGTGTACAAGATTTGAATCGTTGAGAAAAATAGTTCTTCCTTTAGTATTACCAGGAATTTCGGCAACTTCGATATTATGTGCACTCGTATCATGGAATGAATTTTTATTCGCCTTAATTTTAACTGGTCAGGAGACCCGAACACTGCCAGTACTTGTGAATATGTTTGTAAGTGAAAAGAATGTTGATTGGGGGGTAATGAGCGCTGCTGCGTTGATCACTGTTATACCCATGATAATCTTCGGACTACTCGTTCAAAACAATTTGGTTAGAGGGTTAACTGCAGGAAGTGGAAAATAG
- the era gene encoding GTPase Era codes for MENDSFKSGFVALAGKPNVGKSTLINALLGQKVVIVSDKTQTTRNRVNCILTEDHYQIVFVDTPGIHKPIRKIGEYMVNIAINALKGVDLILFIIDAKDGLRNSDLRVTEIVDKSKIPTILLVNKVDLVKDKEKINLMTEKIQSLCSNIVKTIEISALTGKNLSELKQSIIDLLPEGPQYYPEDMITDKPSRFIISELIREKIFHLTKEEIPHSSGVVVEELKERENGVLYVRAEIYVEKKSQKPIIIGKNGSMIKKIGQLARQDIEELFERKVYLDLYVKVREKWRDDKNILNNIMEYKIEEIKD; via the coding sequence ATGGAAAACGACAGTTTTAAAAGTGGCTTTGTTGCCTTGGCAGGAAAACCTAACGTTGGAAAATCAACATTGATAAACGCTTTGTTGGGTCAAAAAGTGGTTATCGTTTCTGACAAGACACAAACCACAAGAAATAGAGTAAACTGTATATTAACGGAAGATCATTATCAAATAGTCTTTGTCGACACCCCAGGTATTCACAAACCTATAAGAAAAATTGGGGAATACATGGTCAATATTGCAATAAATGCATTGAAAGGCGTTGACCTGATACTTTTTATAATCGATGCAAAGGATGGTTTAAGAAATTCAGATTTAAGAGTTACTGAAATAGTTGATAAATCAAAAATTCCTACCATTCTTCTTGTCAACAAAGTTGACCTAGTAAAAGACAAAGAAAAGATTAACCTGATGACGGAAAAAATACAAAGTTTGTGTTCAAATATAGTTAAAACCATTGAAATTTCCGCTTTGACGGGTAAAAATCTTTCTGAATTAAAACAAAGTATTATAGATTTATTACCCGAAGGTCCACAATACTACCCAGAAGATATGATCACTGATAAACCTTCAAGGTTCATCATTTCTGAATTAATTCGGGAAAAAATCTTTCATTTAACAAAGGAAGAGATCCCTCATTCAAGCGGTGTAGTTGTAGAAGAATTGAAAGAAAGAGAAAACGGCGTTTTGTACGTAAGAGCAGAAATTTATGTTGAAAAGAAAAGTCAAAAACCTATTATAATAGGTAAAAACGGAAGTATGATTAAAAAGATCGGTCAATTAGCAAGACAAGACATAGAAGAACTTTTTGAAAGAAAAGTCTACCTCGATCTTTACGTAAAGGTTCGTGAAAAATGGAGAGACGACAAAAATATTTTAAATAACATTATGGAATACAAAATAGAAGAAATAAAAGATTGA